One region of Brassica napus cultivar Da-Ae chromosome A10, Da-Ae, whole genome shotgun sequence genomic DNA includes:
- the LOC106420273 gene encoding phosphoinositide phospholipase C 5, translated as MKRELGRYKMGLCFSDKLRMNRESPPPDVVRVFLEYTEGGNHMTAEQLCRFLVQVQGETEVLVSDAEKIIERITNERHHITKFLRHSLNLDDFFSFLFSDDLNHPVVSKVHQDMASPLSHYFIYTSHNSYLTGNQINSECSDVPLIKALKRGVRALELDLWPNSTKDGILVRHGWAWTPPVELIKCLRSIKDYAFSASAYPVILTLEDHLTPDLQAKAAEMMKEIFMDMVYFSESGDLKDFPSPEDLKYKVVISTKLPKGTLEKEKDSESDVSGKTSSEDVSADDEKVEETSEAKNEEEGTSEAKEEKDGGSDKESSKMDLLTYSRMILIPSGNARNGLKEALTFDNGGIRRLSLREQNFKKATEMYGTQVIEFTQKNLLRIYPKATRVTSSNYKPFSGWMYGAQMVAFNMQGYGRALWMMHGMFRSNGGCGYVKKPDFMMNKGPDGEVFDPKAKLPIKTTMRVKVYMGKGWDSGFQRACFNTWSSPNFYTRVGITGVRGDRVMKKTKKEENTWEPFWDEEFEFQLTVPELALLRVEVHDYNMPEKDDFSGQTCLPVAELRQGIRSVPLYDRKGERLVAVTLLMRFQFA; from the exons ATGAAGAGAGAGCTTGGGAGGTACAAAATGGGTTTGTGTTTTAGTGACAAGTTGAGGATGAACAGAGAATCTCCACCTCCAGATGTGGTGAGGGTGTTCTTAGAGTATACAGAGGGAGGGAACCACATGACGGCAGAGCAGCTGTGTCGGTTCTTGGTTCAGGTGCAGGGAGAGACCGAGGTGTTGGTTTCAGATGCAGAGAAGATCATAGAAAGAATCACAAATGAAAGACATCATATCACTAAGTTCTTGAGGCATTCTTTGAACCTAGATGATTTCTTTAGTTTCTTGTTCTCAGATGATCTGAATCATCCAGTTGTTAGTAAG GTGCATCAAGACATGGCGTCTCCCTTGTCTCATTACTTCATTTACACTAGCCATAACTCTTACCTGACTGGGAATCAAATCAACAGTGAATGCAGCGACGTACCTCTCATTAAGGCATTGAAGAGAGGTGTTCGAGCTCTTGAGCTTGACCTGTGGCCAAACTCTACTAAAGACGGCATACTTGTTCGACATGGCTG GGCATGGACACCTCCGGTTGAActgatcaaatgcttgagatCTATCAAAGACTATGCCTTCTCTGCATCTGCATATCCTGTGATCTTAACTTTGGAAGATCATTTGACACCAGATCTTCAAGCCAAAGCAGCCGAG atgatgaaagagATATTCATGGATATGGTGTATTTTTCCGAGTCTGGCGATTTAAAAGACTTCCCTTCACCAGAAGATCTCAAGTACAAAGTTGTAATATCAACAAAGCTTCCTAAAGGGACTttggaaaaggaaaaggattcCGAGTCAGACGTATCAGGAAAGACATCATCAGAAGATGTTTCAGCAGATGATGAGAAG GTTGAAGAGACAAGCGAGGCCAAAAATGAAGAGGAAGGAACAAGCGAGGCCAAAGAGGAAAAGGATGGAGGATCAGATAAAGAATCCAGCAAAATGGATCTCCTCACATACAGTCGTATGATATTGATTCCTTCTGGAAACGCTAGAAATGGATTAAAGGAAGCACTTACGTTCGATAATGGTGGCATCAGACGTCTAAGTTTGAGAGAGCAGAATTTCAAGAAAGCCACTGAAATGTATGGAACCCAAGTCATCGA ATTCACACAGAAGAATCTGTTGAGGATATATCCAAAGGCAACTCGAGTAACCTCCTCTAACTACAAGCCATTCAGCGGTTGGATGTACGGAGCTCAAATGGTTGCTTTCAACATGCAG GGCTATGGAAGAGCTCTGTGGATGATGCATGGTATGTTCAGATCCAATGGTGGATGTGGATACGTGAAAAAACCGGACTTTATGATGAACAAAGGTCCAGACGGAGAAGTGTTTGACCCTAAAGCGAAGTTACCCATCAAGACAACTATGAGAGTGAAAGTATACATGGGAAAAGGATGGGACTCTGGTTTCCAGAGGGCATGTTTCAACACTTGGTCTTCTCCAAACTTCTACACAAGG GTGGGGATAACAGGAGTAAGAGGTGATAGAGTaatgaagaaaacaaagaaagaagaaaacactTGGGAGCCATTTTGGGACGAGGAGTTTGAGTTTCAGCTTACGGTACCGGAGCTGGCGTTGCTCAGAGTTGAAGTTCACGACTACAACATGCCAGAGAAGGATGATTTCTCGGGGCAGACGTGTTTGCCTGTAGCAGAGCTGAGACAGGGAATACGTTCTGTTCCTTTGTATGATCGTAAAGGCGAGAGACTTGTTGCCGTTACACTTCTTATGCGGTTTCAGTTTGCTTAA
- the LOC125579198 gene encoding phosphoinositide phospholipase C 4-like, producing the protein MCLIFKRKFRVTEPGPVDDVRDVFSRYAEGQAHMSPEQLRKLMADERREDLGSSLEDAERLVDEVLRRKHHIAKFTRRNLTLEDFNYLLFSTELNPPIGDKVHQNMDAPLSHYFIFTGHNSYLTGNQLSSKCSGLPIADALRKGVRVVELDLWPRGKDDVCVKHGGTLTKAVKLGRCLESIKANAFTTSKYPVIITLEDHLTPKLQCKVAKMITQTFGEMLYYHDSESCKEFPSPEELKGKILISTKPPKEYLEANGAKDGEKGKDSDEDVWGKEPEELISTQSELDKVSNNINYINQDDEERGSRDFDTSCSLQAPEYKRLIAIHAGKPKGGLKMALKVDPDKIRRLSLSEQLLEKAVASHGADVIRFTQKNFLRIYPKGTRFNSSNYKPQIGWMSGAQMIAFNMQGYGRALWLMQGMFRANGGCGYVKKPDFLMNVGPNGQVFDPNENSSPKKTLKVKVLMGDGWHLDFKKTHFDRYSPPDFYVRVGIAGAPADKAMEKTEVKYNTWTPIWNEEFTFQLTVPELALLRVEVHEYDNNEKDDFGGQTCLPVSELRQGIRAVPLYNRKGVKYSSTRLLMRFEFV; encoded by the exons ATGTGTCTCATCTTCAAAAGGAAGTTCAGGGTGACGGAGCCTGGTCCGGTTGATGACGTCAGAGACGTCTTCTCCAGATATGCGGAGGGTCAAGCTCACATGTCGCCGGAGCAGCTACGGAAACTCATGGCGGATGAAAGAAGAGAAGACTTAGGATCGAGTCTCGAAGATGCGGAGAGGCTCGTCGACGAGGTGCTTCGCCGGAAACACCACATTGCAAAGTTCACCAGACGAAACCTCACTCTTGAGGACTTCAACTATCTTCTCTTCTCCACTGAACTCAATCCTCCCATCGGCGACAAG GTCCATCAGAACATGGATGCTCCTCTGtcacattattttatattcacagGCCACAACTCCTACTTAACCGGAAACCAGCTGAGTAGCAAGTGCAGTGGCCTTCCCATTGCAGACGCATTGAGAAAAGGCGTGAGGGTTGTTGAGTTGGATCTATGGCCACGTGGTAAAGATGATGTCTGCGTTAAGCATGGAGg GACCTTGACTAAGGCTGTGAAACTAGGGAGATGTTTGGAGTCCATTAAAGCTAATGCTTTTACTACTTCAAAGTATCCTGTTATCATCACTCTTGAAGACCATCTAACTCCTAAACTTCAATGCAAAGTTGCCAAG ATGATAACTCAGACGTTTGGAGAGATGTTGTATTACCATGACTCTGAAAGTTGCAAAGAGTTTCCTTCTCCAGAAGAGTTGAAGGGGAAGATACTCATATCAACAAAACCTCCAAAGGAGTACTTAGAAGCTAATGGTGCCAAGGATGGAGAGAAAGGGAAGGATTCAGATGAGGATGTATGGGGCAAGGAGCCGGAAGAACTTATTTCCACTCAGTCCGAACTCGACAAG GtctcaaataatataaactATATCAATCAAGATGATGAAGAGAGGGGTTCTCGTGATTTTGACACGTCATGTTCATTACAAGCACCAGAATACAAACGCCTTATTGCCATCCATGCAGGGAAGCCAAAGGGCGGTTTAAAGATGGCTTTAAAGGTTGATCCAGACAAAATCAGGAGACTTAGTCTAAGCGAGCAGTTACTTGAGAAAGCTGTTGCATCACATGGTGCAGATGTTATAAG ATTCACCCAGAAGAACTTTCTGAGGATATATCCCAAAGGCACAAGGTTTAACTCTTCAAACTATAAACCTCAGATTGGTTGGATGAGTGGAGCTCAAATGATTGCATTCAACATGCAG GGGTATGGAAGAGCATTGTGGCTGATGCAAGGAATGTTCCGAGCTAATGGAGGTTGCGGTTATGTCAAGAAACCAGATTTTCTTATGAATGTTGGTCCTAATGGACAAGTTTTTGATCCAAATGAGAACTCCTCCCCAAAGAAAACTTTAAAG GTGAAAGTCCTTATGGGAGATGGATGGCATCTCGACTTCAAGAAAACTCACTTTGATCGCTACTCTCCTCCAGACTTCTACGTTAGAGTGGGTATTGCTGGAGCACCTGCTGATAAGGCGATGGAGAAAACAGAAGTGAAGTATAATACGTGGACACCCATTTGGAACGAGGAGTTCACATTCCAGTTAACAGTTCCTGAACTTGCTCTGCTCCGTGTTGAAGTGCATGAGTACGACAACAATGAAAAAGACGATTTTGGAGGTCAGACTTGTCTGCCAGTGTCTGAGTTAAGGCAAGGCATACGCGCTGTTCCACTCTACAACAGAAAGGGAGTGAAGTACAGCTCCACGCGGCTTCTAATGCGCTTTGAGTTTGTCTGA
- the LOC125579203 gene encoding peptidyl-prolyl cis-trans isomerase CYP20-1, which translates to MMASSVTLLLWSLLLLGTLSAIQAKKSKENLKEITHKVYFDVEIDGKEAGRIVMGLFGKTVPKTAENFRALCTGEKGIGKKGKALHYKGSSFHRIIPSFMLQGGDFTHGNGMGGESIYGETFADENFKLKHTGPGFLSMANAGQDTNGSQFFITTVTTSWLDGRHVVFGKVVSGMDVVYKIEAEGNQSGTPTSKVVIVDSGELPL; encoded by the exons ATGATGGCGAGCTCAGTGACGCTGCTTCTAtggagtcttcttcttctcggaACTCTAAGCGCGATTCAG GCCAAAAAGTCCAAGGAAAACTTAAAGGAGATCACACACAAGGTTTATTTTGATGTTGAGATTGATGGGAAAGAAGCTG GTCGTATTGTCATGGGTCTATTTGGAAAGACAGTCCCTAAAACTGCAG AGAATTTCCGAGCTTTGTGCACAG GGGAGAAAGGAATAGGTAAGAAAGGGAAGGCTCTACATTACAAGGGGAGCTCATTCCATAGAATCATACCAAGCTTTATGCTCCAGGGAGGCGATTTCACCCATGGCAATGGTATGGGAGGAGAGTCTATCTATGGTGAGACGTTCGCTGATGAGAACTTCAAACTCAAGCATACTGGTCCAG GGTTTCTATCAATGGCAAACGCCGGCCAAGACACCAACGGATCTCAGTTTTTCATCACAACAGTAACAACAAGCTG GTTGGACGGGAGGCACGTAGTCTTCGGGAAGGTAGTGTCGGGAATGGACGTTGTGTACAAAATCGAAGCTGAGGGAAATCAGAGCGGAACTCCTACGAGTAAAGTTGTGATCGTTGACAGTGGCGAGCTTCCTCTGTAA
- the LOC106420288 gene encoding inositol 3-kinase, translating to MTLTPPPSQQTPNSPHRRVLIVGNYCHDVLIQNNTVVAETLGGAASFISNVLDSSSVSCDLISKVGRDFKYDVAHPPIVAPEKETTVFKAYFDLAADRVLKRVAACDPILPSDIPDSRFDIGMAVGVGGEILPETLEKMVEICDVVAVDIQALIRVFDPVDGAVKLVDLKESGFRHLMGKIGFLKASSDEALFMDVEEMRRLCCVVVTSGEKGCRIYDKDDETVVPPFVAKQVDPTGAGDSFLGGLVVGLVEGLDVPDAALLGNLFGSVTVEHIGQPKFDLTMLQRVKDEVQRRKKQCNLSSSHNNDHDEFHARLSPARFQDSPLQPKLLVNGHLCDRS from the exons ATGACTCTCACTCCTCCTCCCTCGCAGCAAACACCTAACTCACCTCATCGCCGAGTCCTCATCGTCGGAAACTACTGCCACGACGTTCTGATCCAAAACAACACCGTCGTGGCCGAAACCCTCGGCGGCGCCGCCTCCTTCATCTCCAACGTCCTAGATTCCTCCTCCGTCTCCTGCGACCTAATCTCCAAAGTCGGCCGCGACTTCAAATACGACGTCGCACACCCTCCGATCGTGGCTCCGGAGAAGGAGACCACGGTCTTCAAAGCCTATTTCGATCTCGCAGCCGATCGGGTCCTGAAACGCGTCGCTGCATGCGACCCGATCCTCCCGTCGGACATCCCCGACTCGAGGTTCGACATCGGGATGGCCGTCGGCGTCGGCGGGGAGATTCTCCCCGAGACGCTCGAGAAGATGGTGGAGATCTGCGACGTGGTGGCTGTGGACATACAAGCTCTGATTAGAGTTTTCGATCCTGTTGATGGAGCTGTGAAGCTTGTTGATTTGAAGGAGAGTGGGTTTCGTCACCTCATGGGTAAGATCGGGTTCTTGAAAGCTTCGTCGGACGAAGCGCTGTTCATGGATGTTGAAGAGATGAGGCGTTTGTGCTGTGTGGTGGTGACTAGTGGTGAAAAAGGGTGCAGGATTTATGACAAGGATGATGAGACGGTGGTTCCTCCGTTCGTGGCGAAGCAGGTGGATCCTACGGGCGCTGGAGATAGTTTTCTTGGAGGTTTGGTGGTTGGTCTTgtggagggtttggatgttcctGATGCTGCCTTGTTGGGGAACCTCTTTGGTTCCGTCACTGTTGAGCACATTGGTCAGCCTAAGTTCGATTTGACGATGCTTCAG AGAGTAAAGGATGAGGTGCAGAGAAGGAAGAAGCAATGTAATCTCTCAAGTAGCCACAACAATGATCATGACGAGTTTCATGCGCGTCTAAGTCCAGCTCGGTTTCAGGACTCTCCCCTTCAACCAAAGTTATTGGTCAATGGTCACTTGTGTGACCGGTCATGA
- the LOC106420379 gene encoding nudC domain-containing protein 2-like — MAEKLAPEKRHDFVHNGQKVFEWDQTLEEVNLYITLPPNVHSKAFHCKIQSKHLEVGIKGNPPYLNHDLSAPVKTDCSFWTLEDDIMHITLQKREKGQTWASPILGQGQLDPYATDLEQKRLMLQRFQEENPGFDFSQAQFTGNCPDPSSFMGGIRSD, encoded by the exons ATGGCGGAGAAGCTCGCACCGGAGAAGCGACATGATTTCGTTCATAACG GGCAAAAGGTGTTTGAGTGGGATCAAACCCTTGAAGAAGTGAACTTGTACATAACTTTGCCGCCCAATGTTCATTCAAAGGCATTTCACTGCAAAATCCAGTCGAAACATCTCGAAGTTGGCATCAAAGGCAACCCTCCTTATCTCAAT CACGATCTTAGTGCTCCTGTGAAGACGGATTGCTCGTTCTGGACACTAG AGGATGATATAATGCACATTACCCTGCAGAAGAGGGAGAAAGGGCAGACATGGGCATCGCCGATTCTTGGACAGGGTCAGTTGGATCCTTACGCCACTGATCTAGAGCAGAAGCGGCTCATGCTGCAGAGGTTTCAAGAAGAG AACCCAGGATTCGACTTTTCACAAGCTCAGTTCACGGGTAACTGTCCAGATCCGAGTAGCTTCATGGGTGGTATTCGTTCTGACTAG
- the LOC106420450 gene encoding (S)-8-oxocitronellyl enol synthase CYC2-like, producing the protein MGSENGSVTNTNDDENVALIFGVTGLVGREIVKTLTMSNKPKWRIYGVARNPEISSMTKMYSFISCDLLNASETKQKLSPLQDIVSHVFWVTWSGEYPLDSDECCDQNRTMLANALDAILPNATRLKHFSLQTGMKHYVSLVGETLSRGGEGSSVCYYSEECPRKSSGKNFYYVLEDLLKEKISGDSVVWSVQRPGLLMGSSTRTLYNFMGSLCVYGAMCKYLNLPFVFGGTRECWEECYIDGSDSNLVAEQHIFAATSGRVRENGEAFNAINGVGFTWKEIWPEIGRKLGVQVNETTMFDEGFWFEREMGERKHVWDEILVKEKLVQTKIEDLANWVFMDVLFRCPFKLLGSRDKVDKFGFKRKYRTLDSILYWIDVMREEKLIPL; encoded by the coding sequence ATGGGGTCTGAAAATGGCAGCGTCACAAATACAAACGACGACGAGAACGTGGCGTTGATCTTCGGCGTCACGGGGCTCGTGGGCCGAGAGATTGTGAAGACGCTAACAATGTCGAACAAACCCAAGTGGAGAATCTACGGCGTTGCACGAAATCCCGAGATCAGTTCCATGACGAAGATGTACAGTTTCATCTCATGCGATCTGCTTAACGCATCTGAGACCAAACAGAAACTGTCTCCATTACAAGACATCGTGAGTCACGTGTTTTGGGTCACGTGGTCCGGCGAGTATCCACTGGACAGCGACGAGTGCTGCGACCAGAACAGAACGATGCTGGCAAACGCCTTGGACGCGATTCTCCCAAACGCCACGAGGTTAAAGCATTTCTCGCTCCAAACGGGGATGAAGCATTACGTGTCTCTCGTCGGAGAGACTCTGTCTCGTGGTGGAGAAGGTTCAAGTGTGTGTTATTACAGCGAGGAGTGTCCGAGGAAGAGCTCGGGGAAGAATTTCTATTACGTTTTGGAGGATCTTCTGAAGGAGAAGATCTCTGGAGATTCAGTTGTTTGGTCGGTTCAACGACCCGGTTTGCTAATGGGAAGCTCTACAAGGACTCTGTACAACTTCATGGGAAGTCTTTGTGTTTATGGAGCCATGTGTAAGTATTTGAATCTTCCTTTTGTGTTTGGAGGGACAAGAGAATGCTGGGAGGAGTGTTACATTGATGGGTCTGATTCAAATTTAGTCGCGGAACAGCATATTTTCGCTGCGACTAGTGGGAGAGTACGTGAAAATGGTGAAGCCTTTAACGCCATAAACGGGGTAGGGTTCACGTGGAAAGAGATTTGGCCTGAAATCGGGAGGAAACTTGGGGTGCAAGTCAACGAAACGACGATGTTTGATGAGGGTTTCTGGTTTGAGAGAGAGATGGGTGAGAGAAAGCATGTGTGGGATGAGATTCTGGTGAAGGAGAAGCTTGTCCAGACAAAGATTGAGGATTTGGCCAATTGGGTTTTCATGGATGTGCTATTTAGATGTCCTTTCAAGCTGCTTGGAAGCAGAGATAAAGTTGATAAgtttgggtttaagaggaaATATAGAACCCTGGATTCAATTTTGTATTGGATTGATGTGATGAGAGAAGAAAAGCTCATTCCTTTGTAA
- the LOC106420530 gene encoding dehydrodolichyl diphosphate synthase 2-like has product MISLRVPAPSSFNLQRFNSGALERRWKLGRDCFLSFTPNRIGLGVRSTKSEMAPFTAAEEETLPEGLQPELMPKHVAVIMDGNGRWAKNQGLQPWDGHRAGVEALREIVELCGKWGIQVLTVFAFSTDNWIRPKIEIDFLLSLFERTLKSELETLAKNNVRISIIGDSSKLPNSLLKVINEVEEVTKNNTRLQLIVAVGYSGKYDVLQACRGIAQRVKDGEIEVEEIDEILIEQELETNVTEFPYPDLLIRTSGELRVSNFLLWQLAYTELFFAQEMWPDFGRNGFVEALMSFQQRQRRFGGRKS; this is encoded by the exons ATGATTTCCCTTCGCGTTCCAGCTCCTTCGTCCTTCAATCTCCAACGGTTCAACTCCGGAGCTTTAGAGCGGCGATGGAAGCTAGGTCGAGACTGCTTCCTCTCCTTCACTCCGAATCGTATCGGACTCGGAGTCAGATCAACCAAATCGGAGATGGCGCCGTTCACGGCGGCGGAGGAAGAAACTCTACCGGAGGGACTCCAGCCTGAGCTGATGCCGAAGCACGTTGCGGTTATAATGGATGGAAACGGGAGATGGGCGAAGAATCAAGGTCTACAACCTTGGGACGGTCACAGAGCCGGCGTTGAAGCTTTGAGAGAGATCGTTGAGCTTTGCGGCAAATGGGGGATTCAAGTCTTAACCGTCTTCGCCTTCTCTACCGATAACTGGATTAGACCTAAG ATCGAGATTGATTTCTTGTTGAGTTTGTTCGAGAGAACGCTCAAATCAGAGCTTGAGACTTTAGCCAA GAACAATGTTCGGATCTCTATCATTGGAGACTCATCGAAACTGCCAAACTCTCTTTTGAAAGTGATAAACGAAGTTGAGGAAGTTACAAAGAACAACACGAGGCTTCAGCTAATCGTAGCCGTTGGTTACAGCGGGAAGTACGATGTTCTACAAGCGTGTAGAGGCATTGCGCAGAGAGTGAAAGACGGTGAGATCGAAGTTGAGGAGATAGACGAGATACTGATCGAGCAAGAGCTTGAGACGAACGTTACTGAGTTTCCTTACCCGGATCTGCTGATAAGAACGAGTGGTGAGCTAAGAGTGAGTAACTTCTTGTTGTGGCAATTGGCTTACACAGAGCTCTTCTTTGCTCAAGAAATGTGGCCTGATTTTGGGAGGAACGGTTTTGTGGAAGCGTTGATGTCGTTTCAGCAGAGACAGCGTCGCTTTGGTGGTCGgaaatcttga
- the LOC106420531 gene encoding dehydrodolichyl diphosphate synthase 5-like — translation MVSLFSVVSTFIAIVLIPGLFISRRLSVPFSIRNILRFIKLAASQNDNDEERNEKRGTNTMGEKEKRGGLPKHVAIILDGNRRWAQKRGLGTSDGHKAGARRVIENAKDCFAMGINTVSLFAFSTENWARPEDEVNGLMSLFEENFRSEMPFFQRDKIKISVIGNRTKIPQSLLGLIRETEEATKSYEGKHLILAIDYSGRFDIMQACKSLAEKAKNGLIQVEDIDENVIDKELMTNCSEFPNPDLLIRTSGEQRISNFFLWQSAYTELYFPNVLWPDFGEAEYLEALTWYQQRQRRFGRRV, via the exons ATGGTGTCTCTTTTCTCAGTTGTTTCGACTTTTATTGCTATTGTACTCATCCCTGGTCTCTTCATCTCTAGGCGTCTAAGTGTTCCTTTCTCCATAAGAAACATCCTCAGATTCATTAAACTCGCAGCTTCTCAGAACGATAATGATGAAGAGAGGAACGAGAAACG TGGTACAAATACAAtgggagagaaagagaaacgagGGGGACTGCCAAAGCATGTGGCGATTATACTGGACGGAAACAGACGTTGGGCGCAGAAACGAGGACTAGGAACATCGGACGGTCACAAGGCCGGAGCGAGGAGGGTTATAGAGAATGCTAAGGACTGTTTCGCTATGGG taTAAACACTGTCTCACTCTTTGCTTTCTCTACTGAAAATTGGGCAAGACCCGAG GATGAAGTTAACGGCCTGATGTCCTTGTTCGAGGAAAACTTTAGGTCTGAGATGCCTTTCTTCCAAAG AGATAAAATAAAGATCTCAGTTATTGGAAACCGGACGAAAATCCCCCAGTCACTTCTAGGTTTGATAAGAGAAACAGAGGAAGCTACAAAGAGCTATGAAGGGAAGCATCTCATTTTAGCAATAGACTATAGTGGAAGATTTGATATCATGCAAGCGTGCAAAAGTCTAGCCGAAAAGGCGAAAAACGGGCTGATCCAAGTAGAGGACATTGACGAGAATGTGATAGATAAAGAGTTGATGACAAACTGTAGCGAGTTTCCAAATCCTGACCTATTGATCAGAACGAGCGGAGAGCAAAGAATCAGTAACTTCTTCTTATGGCAATCTGCTTACACTGAGCTCTACTTTCCTAACGTTCTTTGGCCTGACTTCGGTGAGGCTGAGTATCTTGAGGCCTTGACTTGGTATCAGCAAAGGCAGAGGCGATTCGGTCGACGAGTTTAG